The segment GTCATCGCGGCGATCTCGCTCGTCCTGTCGTTCGGGTTCCTGCGCGTGGTCCGCAACCACGCCTTCGGGGAGAGCTGATGGCCACGACACACCGCGCGACGGCCGCGCGCAGGCCGTGGGGAGTGGCCCCGACCGGGCTGCTCCTGCTCGGCGCGATCTACTGCCTGTTCCCGGTGCTCTGGGTGCTGATCGCGGCGACCAAGTCGCCGGGTGAGCTGTTCACCACCTCGACGCTGGCCTTCGGCACCGGCTTCGCCGACAACGTGACCCAGCTGTTCGCCTACCGGGACGGGGTGTTCTGGCTGTGGGCGGCCAACACCCTGCTGTACGCGGGCGGCGGCGCGCTGCTGTCGACCGCGGTCTCGGCGATCTCGGGGTACGCGCTGGCGAAGTTCCGCTTCCCCGGCCGCAACCTCATCTTCAAGCTGCTCATCGGCGGCATCCTCGTGCCGGCCGTGGTGCTGGCGATCCCGCAGTACCTGCTGTTCTCCAAGGTCGGGCTGGCCGACACCTACTGGGCCGTCCTGCTGCCGCAGATCCTGCACCCGTACAGCATCTATCTGGCCCGCATCTACGCCACGGCGGCCATCCCCGACTCGCTGCTGGAGGCGGGGCGGATCGACGGGGCGACCGAGTGGCGGCTGATGTACCGGGTGGCGGTGCCGCTGATGGTGCCGGGCATGGTGACGATCTTCCTGTTCCAGTTCGTGGCCATCTGGAACAACTTCCTGCTGCCGTTCATCATGCTCGGCGACGACGGCAAGTTCCCGCTCACGGTGGGCCTCTACACGCTGCTGGCCGCCGGGGCGAACCAGCCCTCCCTCTACAACCTGATCCTCACGGGCGCACTGCTGTCCATCGTGCCGTTGATCGCGCTCTTCCTCACCATGCAGCGATACTGGAAGACCGATCTTTCCTCCGGAGCGGTGAAATGAAGCGCCCAACGATCCACGACGTCGCCGCCGCCGCGGGCGTGTCACGCGGCACGGTCTCCCGGCTGCTCAACGGCGACAAGTACGTGAGCCCGGCGGCGCGCGTGGCCATCGAGCGGGCCATCTCGGAGACCGGCTACGTGGTCAACCGGGCCGCCCGCAGCCTCGTCACCCAGCGCACCGGGTCGGTCGTGATGGTGCTGTCGGAGCCGCACGAGAAGCTGTTCGAGGACCCCAACTACAGCACGACCATCCGGGTCGCCATCAGGATGCTGGCCGAGCGCGACCTGTCACTGGTGATGATGCTGGCGGGCGACGAGGGCGACCGCGAGCGGGTGGTCCGCTACGTCCGGGGCGGCCACGCCGACGGGGTGCTGCTGCTCTCGACGCACGCCGGCGACCCGTTCGTCGACGCGCTGCAGTCGGGGCCGCCCGCGGTCTCCTGCGGTGCCGTCATCGGCCGCGAGAGCGTCATCCCGTACGCGGCTGCCGACGAGCGCCTGGGCGGCCGCCAGATGACCGAGTACTTCGTGAGCCAGGGCCGCAGGCGCATCGCCATGATCACCGGCCCGATGGACACGCCCGGCGGCATCCAGCGCCTCGAAGGCTTCGCCGACGTGCTGGGCCGCAAGGCGTCCAAGAAGCTGATCGCGCACGGGGACTGGACGCAGGCCAGCGGCGAGCGGGCCATGGCCGAGCTGCTGGCCCGCACGCCCGACATCGACGCCGTCTTCGTGGCCTCGGACCTGATGGCCGCGGGCGCCCTGGCCGCGCTGCGCGCCGCCGGGCGCAGGGTGCCGGACGACGTGGCGGTGGGCGGCTTCGACGACTCGTCGGTGGCCCTCTCGACGCACCCGCCGCTGACCACGATCCGCCAGCCGCTGGCGGAGGTGGCCCAGGAGACGGTACGCCTGCTGCTCGCGCTCATCGACGGCGCGAAGCACGTGGACCCGGTGATACTGCCCACGGAGCTGGTGATCCGCGATTCCGCCTGACCCTGTTGGCATCATGGCCCTATGGCGATCAACGAACTGAGCCCCGACGAGCTGCTCACCACCACCCGCAGCGTGCGCAAGCGCCTCGACCTCACCCGTCCCGTCTCCATGGACCTGGTGCGCGAGTGCCTGGAGGTCGCGCTCCAGGCGCCCACCGGCGGCAACCGGCAGGGCTGGCACTGGATCGTGGTGACCGACCCCGAGCTGCGCGGGACGATCGGCGACTACTACGCCCGCTCGCTGCGGACCTACTTCGAGTCCGGCGCCGCCGCCGGTTCGCAGTTCCAGGACGACCCGGCCAGGGCGGCGACGCAGCAGCGCGTGTCCGAGAGCGCCGCCTACCTGGGCGAGCACATGGGCGACGTGCCGGTGCTGGTGATCGGCTGCATCACGCTGCCGGGCGGCGGCCTGCCGCAGGGCAATCAGGCGGGTCTGTGGGGGTCGCTGCTCCCCGCCGCCTGGAGCTACATGCTCGCCGCCCGGGCCCGCGGGCTCGGCACGGCCTGGACGACGCTGCACCTGGCGTACGAGAGCGAGATCGCCGAGCTGCTCGGCATCCCGGACGACGTCCGCCAGGGCGTGCTCATCCCGACCGCCCACTACCTCGGTGAGACGTTCGGGCCCGCGGGGCGGCAGCCGCTCGACGAGGTGCTGCACGTCGATCGCTGGTAGGCGCGCGGCCCAGAGAGGACGGCGCCTCCTCACACGTGATGAAATGTCCGCAGAAATCGGGGATTCGGAAAATAGGATCACGGATCTAGCCACCGACCGAGGAGCCGACAGTGCCCGAGAGCGAGCAGGAGCGCGCGCCCCGCGGGATCGACACGACCAAGCCCAGTGTCTCCCGCGTCTACGACTACATGCTCGGCGGCAAGGACAACTACGAGATAGACCGTCAGGTGGCCGCGGCCGCGCTGAAGATCGCTCCTGACGCGCGCGAGGCGGCCAGGGCGAACCGGGAGTTCCTGCGGCGCACGGTCCACCACCTGGCGGCCGAGGCGGGGATCCGCCAGTTCCTGGACATCGGCTCGGGCCTGCCCACCCAGGGCAACGTGCACGAGATCGCCCAGGCGGTCGCCCCGCAGTCGAGGGTCGTGTACGTCGACCACGACCCGATCGTGCTCGTGCACGGCCGGGCCCTGCTCGCCGTGGACGCCAGCACCACGATCGTCGAGGCCGACGCCCGCGAGCCGGAGAAGATCCTCGAGGACCCGAAGACGCGCTCCCTGATCGACTTCGACCAGCCGGTCGGGCTGCTGATGTTCGGGATCCTGCACCACCTGGCCGACGACGAGGACCCGGCCGGCGTCGCGGCCGCCCTGCTCCGGCCGCTCGCCTCGGGCAGCCACATGGTGATCTCGCACTTCCATAACCCGGGCGAGGCGCGTCCCGAGGTGTCGGAGCAGGCGTACGAGGCGGAGAGGATCTTCAACGAGCACCTCGGCACCGGCCGGTGGCGCACCCGGAAGGAGATCCTCTCCTACTTCGACGGCCTCGAACTGCTGGAGCCCGGCCTGGTGCCGCTGCCCGAGTGGCGCCCGGGCAGTGACGACCGCGCCACGCCGGGCATCACGTACCACACCTTCGTCGGGGGCGTGGCACGCAAACCCTAGCCGGGCAGCTTGCCGGCGGCGACCACGTCGCGGTACCAGTGGGCGCTGTCCTTCCAGACGCGCTCCAGCGTGCCGGGCTCCACGCGGACGATGCCGAACCGCTTGGAGTACCCGTGCGCCCACTCGAAGTTGTCCATGAGCGACCACACGAAGTATCCGCGCACGTCCGCCCCGGCCGAGATCGCCTCGGCCACGGCGGTCAGGTGCCGGTGGAGGTAGTCGACGCGCCGCTCGTCGTGGACCCGCCCGTTGGGCGTCACGACGTCGGCGAACGCGGCGCCGTTCTCGGTGATCATCGTGGGCATGGCGGGGTAGTCACGGTGCAGCCGCAGCAGCAGCTCGGTCAGGCCGGTCTCGTCGATGTTCCACCCCATCTCGGTGTACGGGCCCGGCTGCTGGACGAACTCGACGTTCTCGCACGCGATCCACGGCGAGGCGGCCCCGTCCTGGTGCCCGTCGGCGGTCGACCGGTCGGAGGAACCGTCCCACCGGCGCACGAGCGTGGGGTTGTAGTAGTTGACCCCCAGCACGTCCAGCGGCTGGCACGCGGCGGCCTCGTCGCCGTCGCGCACGAACGACCAGTCGGTCACCGACGCGGTGTCGGCGATGAGGTCGCGCGGGTAGGCGCCCTCCAGCATGGGGCCGAGGAAGGCCCGGTTGGCCAGCGCGTCCACCTGCCGCACGGCGTCGGCGTCGGCCTCGGACACGCCGCGAACGTGGTGCAGGTTGAGCGTGACCGACATCTGCGCGGCCGGGTCGACGACCGCGCGCAGCGCCTGGACGGCCAGGCCGTGGCCGAGGTTGAGGTGGTGCACTGCGGCCAGCGCGGCGGCGGGCTCGGTCCTGCCGGGGGCGTGCACGCCGGAGGCGTAGCCCAGGTAGGCCGAGCACCACGGCTCGTTCAGGGTGATCCAGGTGCGCACGCGGTCGCCGATCGTCTCGCCCATGAGGGCCGCGTACTCGGCGAAGCGGTAGGCGGTGTCGCGGGTGACCCAGCCGCCCGCGTCCTCCAGCTCCTGCGGCAGGTCCCAGTGGTAGAGGGTGGCGACGGGGGCGATCCCGCGGGTCAGCAGCCCGTCCACCAGCCGCTCGTAGAAGTCCAGCCCCGGCCGGTTGGCCGTGCCGTTCGGGCGGACGCGCGGCCAGGAGATCGAGAACCGGTACGCGCCCACGCCCAGGGCGGAGAGGATGTCCAGATCCTCCTCCAGCCGGTGGTAGTGGTCACAGGCCACGTCGCCGGTGTCGCCACCCGCCACCAGACCCGGGGTGTGGGAGAAGGTGTCCCAGATCGACGGGCCGCGGCCGTCCTCGTTCCAGGCGCCCTCCACCTGGTAGGCGGCGGTGGCGGTGCCCCACACGAAGTTCTCGGGGAATGTGGGCATGCTGCTCCTTAAAGGTCCTTACAGGGTGATCTCAATGTCGTCGCCCTGGGTGGTCTCCGTCGCCTGGCGTTCTCCGAAGAGCCGCAGGCTCCAGCTCTTGGGCGCGCCCGCCACGCGCCGGGCCCGGACGCGGTCGCCCGTGCGCGACACCTCGAAGACGGCGGCTGCGCCCCCGTCGGTGGGCACGTCGGTGGGCACGTCGGGGGCAGGCACGGTGACGGTGCGGCGGGCGCCGTCGGGGAGGCGGTAGGCGTTCAGGGTGACCCCGTCGGCGTAGTCGTAGTCGGGCCGGTCCTCGCGGGCGCCCGTCGGCACCACGGCACCCGGCCGCACCAGCAGCGGCAGGCTATCGAATCCGTGCCGCTCGGTACGCCACCCGGGTCCGCTCACGCTCTCCCCGCCGAGCAGCGGCGTCCAGTCGCCTTCCGGGACGTAGTACGAAATTTCACCATCCGCCGACATGACGGGCGCCACCAGCAGGTCGGGCCCGAGCATGTACTGCGCGTCCAGATAGTCGCAGCCCCGGTCCTCGGGGAACTCCAGCCGCATGGCCCGCATCATCGGCAGCCCGTCGGTGACCGCCTCGACCGCGGCGCCGTACAGGTACGGCATGAGCCGCGCCTTCAGCCGCGTGAACGACCGCAGCACGTCCACCGACTCCTCGTCGAACAGCCACGGCACCCGGTACGAGCCGCTCCCGTGCAACCGGCTGTGCGACGACAGCAGCCCGAAGGCCACCCACCGCTTGAACACGGCCGGATCGGGCCGCCCCTCGAAACCGCCGATGTCGTGGCTCCAGAACCCGAACCCGGCCAGCCCCAGGGACAGCCCGCCCCGCAGCGACTCGGCCATCGCCTCGAACGTCGACTCGCAGTCGCCGCCCCAGTGCACCGGCAGCCGCTGCCCGCCCACCGTGGCCGAGCGGGCGAACAGCACGGGCGCGCCCCGCTCGGCCAGCACCTCGTGCACGGCCCGGTTGTAGAGCAGCGTGTAGTAGTTGTGCATGCGTTCGGGATCGGAGCCGTCGGCGTAGACCACGTCGGTGGGGATGCGTTCGCCGAAGTCGGTCTTGAACGCGTCCACCCCCATGTCGAGCAGCCCGCGCAGCTTGCCCGCGTACCACTGCCTGGCGGCCGGGGAGGTGAAGTCCACCAGCGCCCGGCCCGCCTGCCAGTGGTCGTCCTGCCAGACGGTCCCGTCGGGCCGGCGCAGCAGGTGACCCGCCTCGGCCCCCTCGTCGAACAGCCGCGACGCCTGCCCGATGTACGGGTTGATCCACAGGCAGACCCGCAGCCCCCGCTTCTTGAGCCGCCGGATCATGCCCTCGGGGTCGGGGAACACCTCCGGGTCCCACTCGAAGTCGCACCACCGGTACGGCCGCATCCAGAAGCAGTCGAAGTGGAACACGCTCAGCGGCAGGTCCCGCTCGGCCATCCCGTCCACGAACGACGTCACCGTCGCCTCGTCGTAGTCGGTGGTGAACGACGTGGACAGCCACAGCCCGAACGACCAGGCGGGCGGCAGCGCGGGACGGCCGGTCAGCGCGGTGTAGCGGCGCAGGATGTCCTTCGGCGTGGGTCCGTGGATGACGAGGTACTCGAGGTCGTGGCCCTCGACGCTGAACTGCACCTGCGACACCGACTCCGAGCCGACCTCGAACGACACGCGCCCGGGATGGTTGACGAACACGCCGTAGCCGCGGTTGGTGAGGTAGAAGGGGATGTTCTTGTAGGCGAGGTCGCTGCTGGTGCCGCCGTCCTCGTTCCAGATGTCGACGGACTGCCCGTTGCGCACGAAGGCGCCGAACCGCTCGCCCAGCCCGTACACGAGCTCCCCGGCGCCGAGGCGGAGCTGGTCGACCATGAAGTGACGGTCGTCGGCGTCACGCATGGCGGCGAGGCTCCTGCCGCCGCTGCGGGTCAGCTCGCGCCCGTCCGCGCTGAAGGTCATCTCCCACGGCGCGTCCCTGCGCACCCGCACGGTGAGCGCGCCGCTGGTCAGGCTCGCCTGCTCGCCGTCCACGGCGATGTCCACGTCCGGGGCGTCGTCGCGTACCTCGAAGGCGGGGGCGGCGGGGACGGATCCGGCGAAGTGCACCGTGCGTACGCGGATCACGTCCGGCATCGGGGACGACAGGTCCACCCGCAGCACCGGGCCGTCGAGCGTGTGGCCCCGGCGGGTGATGGGCCTGGCCGGGGCCAGGATCCGCAGCGAGCCGGCGGCCGCGGTCACGTCGTGGGCCTGCGCGGCGTAGTGGGCCCGCACCCCGGGACGCAGCCGCCAGTAGCCGTCCTTGAACTTCATGCCTCTCCTCGGACGAGGGCCGCGACGGCCTGCGGTGCCAGCGTGATCCGGCCGGCCACGGCCGATCCGGTCAGCAGGTCCGTCGCCGCGTGGGGGAGCGGCACGCGTACCGCGTCCGCGCCGTGGTTGAGCAGGAACAGGACGTCGCCGCGGCGCACCGCCTCGACACCGCGCGGCAGCTCCGGCAGCACGCCGCGCACGCCCGCGTCGGCCAGCACGCGCTCGGCCAGCTCGCCGAGCGCGTCCGGCTCGGGCATCGTGGCCACGTACCAGGCCACACCCTCCCCGGCGCGGTGCCGCAGCACCGCGGGGCCGCCCCCGGTGAACTCGGCCACCGTCTCGGCGCCCTCCGGTTCGATCAGCTCGGTCCAGGTGTGCGCGGCGAACTCCGCCCCGTCCGCCCACCGGCAGCGCACGGGTCCTTCCACGGGCTGCCACTCCTCGCCGGACGCGCCGAGCACCTCGCGCAGCGGCGCGGGAAACCGTCCGGTACGCACGTGCGCCCGCTCGTCCACGACGCCCGAGAACGGGCCCACGACCAGGACCCCGCCGCCGCGCACGTAGGCGGTCATCGCCGCGGCGTCCGCGTCGCCGAGCAGGAAGAGGTTCGGGACCACGACCAGGGCGTAACCGTCGAGCCCGGCGGACGGCGGCACCAGGTCCACGCTCACCCCGCGCTCCCAGAACGGCAGGTAGTAGGAGAAGAGCTGGTCGGTCGCGGTGAGCCGGTCACTCGGCCGGCCGCGCTCCTCCAGCGCCCACCAGCTCGGCCAGTCGAACACCATCGCCACCCGCGCTGGCACCGGCTGCCCGGCCACCTCGCGCAGCCCGCGCAGCTCCCGGCCGTGCGCGCGCACCTCGGCGTGCAGGCGGGTGTCCGCGCCCGCGTGCGGGACCATCGCGGAGTGGAAGCGCTCGGCGCCGAACCGGGAGGCCCGCCACTGGAAGTAGCACAGCCCGTCCGCGCCCCGGGCGACCGCCTGCAGCGACTCCAGCCTGAGCCGGCCGGGCGGCTTGAGCGGATTGTGCGGGCGCCAGTTGACCGCGCTCGTGGACTGCTCCATCAGCAGCCACGGCCTGCCCTTCGCGAGGCCGCGCATGAGGTCATGGGTGAGCGCGGTGCGGGCGGGCGCGAGCGGGTCGGCCGGGTCGGGGTAGTGGTCGTTGGAGACGATGTCCTCCTCCTGCGCCCACGACCAGTAGTCGACCGGTTTGAACAGGCCCATGAAGTTGGTGGTGACCGGGACGTCCGGGGTCCGCGCGCGGAGGACGTCGCGCTCGGCCCGGAAGTGGGCGAGCAGGGCGTCGGAGCAGAAGCGCCAGAAGTCCAGCTGCTGTGACGGGTTGACGATGTAGGGGGCGCGGCGGGGGGTGACGATCTCGGCCCACTCGCTGTAGCGCTGGCTCCAGAACGTGGTGCCCCAGGCCTCGTTGAGCGTGTCCAGGTCGCCGTAGCGCTCCTTCAGCCAGGCGCGGAACGCCCTGGCGGAATCGTCGCAGTGGCAGACCTGGCCGTACTCGTTGCCCACGTGCCACAGGGCCAGGGCCGGGTGGTCCGCGTACCGCTCGGCCAGGTCCTCGACCAGGGCCAGCGCGCGCTCCCGGTAGACGGGGGACGACGGGCAGAACTGGTTGCGCGAGCCGTACCAGAGGCGGTGCCCCGACTCGTCCACCGGCAGCGTCTCCGGCCACCGGTGCCCCAGCCACGGAGGCGGGGAGGCGGTCGGGGTGGCCAGGTCCACCCCGATCCCGGCCGCGCCGAGCAGGTCGAGCACCCGGTCCAGCCAGGCGAAGTCCCGCTTGCCCGGCTCGGGCTCGATCCGCGCCCAGCTGAAGACGCCGACCGTGACGAGGTTGACCCCGGCGGCCCGCATCAGCTCGGCGTCCTCCTCCCACACGTGCTCCGGCCACTGCTCGGGGTTGTAGTCGCCGCCGAACAGCAGGCCACGTCCGGCGGTGAGCGTGTGCATGCCCAATGTCACTGTCTGTCCTTTTGCGTGTTCATGGCCTCACTCCGTGAGGCGGGCTCGGTCGCCCTCGATGCCGTCGCGGCGGGGCGGAGCTGTCGCCGATCACCAGGCGGCAGGGCAGCAGCCGGTGCCGGGGCGGGCCGTCGTCCTCCAGCCGGTCGATGAGCATGCGCGCGCCGAGCCCGCCCAGCTCCGCGCTCGGCGGCTCCAGCGTGGTGAGCCGGGGATGGAACATCTCGGCGACGGCCGCCGACGACAGCGCCAGCAGCAACGTCAGGTCCTCGGGGATCCGCCACCCGCGCGCCGCCACGCCCGCGATCACACCGGCCGCCGCGTGGTCGTCCATGACCGCCAGCGCCGTCACGTCCGGATGCGCCGCGACCAGCCGGTCGAACGCCTGCCTGCCCTCCTCGGCCGAACCGGGCCGGAAGTCGTCCACGTAGCCGATCCCGGCCGCGCGGGCGGCCTCGGCGAACTCCGCCCCGGCCCGGATCGCGGGACCGTACTCTGCCGCGTACGCGTCGGCGGCGAGGTTGAAGAAGGCCAGCTTGCGATGCCCGAGCCCGGCCACGTGCGCGACGGCCTGCCTGGCCGTGGCCGCGAAGTCGATGTCGGCGTGGTCGATCGAGCTTGGGTCGCGGGTCCGCCCGATCATGCTGAACGGGATCCCGGCCTCCATGAGGAACTCCGTGCGCTCGTCGTCGAGCCCGACCTCCATCAGCAGCACGCCGTCCACCAGCCCCAGGCCGGTGAGGTGGCGCAGCTCCTCGACCGGGTCGGCGTGCTCGGGGGAGAGCAGCAGATGGTAGCCCAGCTCACGGGCCGCCTCGGCGGCGCCGGTGGCGAACTGCATCTCGGTCACCCCGAAGCCGCTGCGTGGGGCGGGGTAGAGCAGGGCGAGGATGTGGGTGCGCTTGCTCTGCAGGCCGCGGGCCAGCAGGCTCGGGCGGTATCCGAGGTCGGCCGCGGCCCGCTTGATGCGCCGCCGAGTGTCCGCCGCCACCGGACGGGTGCCGTTGAGCGCGGCGGACACGGTGCTGACCGCCACCCCCGCCCGCTCGGCCACGTCACGTATCGAAGACATCCACCTGCCGATTCCCTGGATCGAAACGTTTCGCACAAAACCTAGGCTCCGCTTTGCGGGGCTGTCAATGGGGTGAAATCGGGCGTCCTAAACCCTGCTCTTCGTGCGGAGCGATGTCTACGGCGGGGGGCTCGGGTCGATGGTGACCGGACAAGAGGTTGATCAAGCTCAGTCCCAGCCGAGTTCCTCGTAGAAGGCGTCGCGGGCGCGCCCGAACGAGGCGCGGTCCAGCACGGCCCCCCGATGGGGGCCCTCCGTGACGGGCTCGTCGTGCATCCGGGCGGGCAGCTCGTCCGGACCGCCGCCCTCGCGGGCCGCGTACGCGCGCATCGCGTCGAGCCGCGCCTGACCGGCCGCCAGCAGGTCGTCCAGGGTGAACGCGTCCCCGAGGACGGCGCTGACCAGGGCGGTCAGATGGTCGAGGGTCAGCGGGCGGGTGGGGGAGGAGGCGAAGACGCACAGGTTCAGCGCGTCGAGGCCGCTCCACAGCCGCAGCAGCCGGGCGGTGCGCCGCCCCCGCTCGGCGTCGAGCTCGGCCACCGGGGCGGGCTCGGCCCCGATCCGCGCGGCCTCGCCGAAGCTGTAGGCCAGCCCGGCGACGGGGTCGAAGTCGAGGTCGTGCTCCAGCGCGTCGTAGCGCGGCCCGCCCGGGGCGATCGCGTAGCCGAGGCCGATGCCCGGCTGGACGCGGGGGTCGAAGCAGGGCAGCTCGGCGCCCTTGACGGTCATCGCGTACGGGGCTGCGCCGGGACCGAGCGTGGCGGCCGCCCGCGCCGCGCCCTCGGCGAGCAGGTCGCCCATGGCGCCGCTGCGCGTCGCGACGTCCCCGATGAGCCCCGGCAGCGCCGCCGCGTCGCCGAACGCGGGCCCGCCGGGCAGCAGCCCGCGCTCGGCGCACTCCATGGCGAACGCCAGCGTCCCTCCGAGGGAGACCTGGTCGAGGCCGAGGTCGTTGCAGAGGGCGTTCGCGCCGAGCACGGCGTCGAGGTCGTCGATCCCGAGGTTCCACCCCAGCGACAGGAACGCCTCCTGCCCGAGCCCGCCCGTCCGCCGCTCCCCGGCGCCCGGAGGCGCGTACACCTTGAGACAGTCGTTCGGGCAGCCGGGGCAGGCGCCGGTGGTCGCCACCGCCCGGCCCTCGTAGTCCCGCGCCTCGGGAACCCGCAGGCCGGACGCGCCGGGCACCGAGAAGTTCCGCACCGAGGCGTACCCCGGGGCGGGTGGCTCCCCGACCCAACCGGCGAACCCCGGCAGCCCCGCCTGGAGCGCTGCGAGCGGGTTCGTGGTCAGCGACTCCCGGTAGTAGGCGGCGATCCTGGTGACCGCCTCGGGATCGGCCACCTCGGCGGGCGTGTCGCCCACGCACACGATCGCCTTGAGGTTCTTGGCCCCGAAGACGGCGCCGAGCCCGTACCGCCCGGCGGCGTAGGCATGGTCGGTGACCACGCTCGCGTACCGGACGAGGTTCTCCCCGGCGGGCCCGATGGCCGCGACGTGCGCGGTCTGGCCGTGCCTGGCCCGCAGCGCGTCCGTGGTGGCGGCCGTGCCCAGCCCCCGCAGCTCCTCGGCGGGGTGACAGGTGACCTCGCCGCCCTGGACGAGCAGGTAGGACAGCCGCTCGGCCCGCCCCACGACAGCCAGCGCCCTGGCGCCCGCCCCGCGCAGCCCCGCCGCGAACGGCCCGAGCGCGTGCGTCTCACCGGCCACCCCGGTCAGCGGGGACTTCGCCAGGAACACCGCCTTGGCCAGCCCGGGCGCCGCCGTCCCGCCCAGCGTCCCGGCCGCCACGTAGAGGAGGGTCCGCGGGTCGTACGGATCGAGCCCAGCGGGCGTGCGCTCGGCCATCAGCCGCAGCCCGAGAATCGACCCGCCGAAATGCCCCCGCTCGGCCGAGCGATGCTCCTTCGCCACGCTTCCGCTGGTCAGATCCACAATGAACGGCACGCCCAAGCCTCCTGGACTCGATAAGGGGATCAGGAGCGGACGACATCACATATCACCTTGCGGGCGCAAGTTTTTGCCGCAACGTAAACCGCCACTGCCTGCCGGTCCATCTCCGCCGGACCAGGGATTTGCTGCCATGGATGACATGGCGCTCACTCGGTCGCTGACCCGCCGCGACATGGCCCGGCTCCTCGGGGCGGCCGTGGCCGTCGCCGCCGCACCCGCACCGCGAACCGCCCGCCGCGCGGACGTCGCACCCGCACTGGGGCCCGACCGCCGCGCGGACGTCGACGCCCTGCTCCGGCAGCTGACGCTGGAGGAGAAGATCTCGCTGCTGCACGGCGCCCGGGACCCGGCCTCCAAGGGCCAGGCGGGCTACCTGCCCGGCGTGCCCCGCCTCGGCATCCCCGAGGTGCGCCTGGCCGACGGGCCCGCCGGGGTGCGGGTCACGGCGAGCGCCACCGCCCTGCCCGCCCCGGTCGCGCTCGCCGCGACGTTCGCCCCCGACCTCGCCAGGCGGTTCGGCGCGGTCATCGGCCGGGAGGGCCGGGCGCTGGGCATGGACGTGCTGCTGTCGCCCATGACCAACATCGTGCGGGTGCCGCAGGCGGGCAGGAACTTCGAGACGCTCGGCGAGGACCCGCTGCTGGCCGCCGCGATGGTCGCGGGCGAGGTGCGCGGCATCCAGGGCGAGGGCCTCATCGCCACGGCCAAGCACTACGCCGCCAACAACTTCGAGCATGCCCGCCAGAGCGTCGACGCCCAGGTGGACGAGCGGACCCTGCGCGAGATCTACCTGCCGGCCTTCGAGGCCGCCGTGGCGGCGGGGGTCGGCTCGGTCATGGCCGCCTACAACCGGGTCAACGGCGTGTACGCCGCCGAGAACGCGCACCTGCTGACCGAGATCCTGCGCGACGAATGGCGTTTCGCCGGCTGGGTGATGTCCGACTGGTCCGCCACGCACAGCGGCGTGCCCGCCGTCACCGCCGGGCTGGACATGGAGATGCCGTCCGGCGTCAACTTCGCCGGCCTGGCCGCCGCCGTCACCTCGGGGAAGCTGGCCGGGTCCGCGGTGGACACCGCGGTCCGCCGCGTCCTCGTCCAGCTCGACCGGTTCGGCCTGCTCGGCGGCGCCAGGCCGCGACCGGCCCTCGACCCGCGGGCGGGCGCCAGGACTGCGCGGGAGATCGCGCTGGCGGGCGCGGTGCTGCTGCGCAACGAGCGCGACCTGCTGCCGCTGGACCGCGCCGACCTGGCCGGCCTCGCCGTCATCGGCCCCACCGCGGCCCATCCGCTGGCGGGCGGCGGCGGCAGCGCCCGGGTGATCCCCGCCCACGCCGAGAGCCCGCTGGACGCCCTGCGCCGTCAGGCCGGGCCAGGCGGCCGCATCAGCTGGGCGACCGGGGTGGACCTGGAGGGCGTCCCGGTGCCGGCCTCCGCCCTTTCCCTGCGGCGCACCCCGCGGGACGGCACGCCGCAGGGCAGCACACCCCAGGGCGGCACCTCGCAGGGCGGCACCTCGCAGGCCGCCGCCCAGATCGACCACACCGGCGCGAACGCCCTGCCCCCCGGCACGTCGTGGACGTGGACGGGCACGCTGACCGCGCCCGAGACCGGCGACTACGACCTGCGCATCCAGGGCGCGGGCGGCGTGCCCGCGTTCAACGGCTCGATCTCGCTGACCGTCGGCGGCG is part of the Nonomuraea helvata genome and harbors:
- a CDS encoding carbohydrate ABC transporter permease translates to MATTHRATAARRPWGVAPTGLLLLGAIYCLFPVLWVLIAATKSPGELFTTSTLAFGTGFADNVTQLFAYRDGVFWLWAANTLLYAGGGALLSTAVSAISGYALAKFRFPGRNLIFKLLIGGILVPAVVLAIPQYLLFSKVGLADTYWAVLLPQILHPYSIYLARIYATAAIPDSLLEAGRIDGATEWRLMYRVAVPLMVPGMVTIFLFQFVAIWNNFLLPFIMLGDDGKFPLTVGLYTLLAAGANQPSLYNLILTGALLSIVPLIALFLTMQRYWKTDLSSGAVK
- a CDS encoding LacI family DNA-binding transcriptional regulator — translated: MKRPTIHDVAAAAGVSRGTVSRLLNGDKYVSPAARVAIERAISETGYVVNRAARSLVTQRTGSVVMVLSEPHEKLFEDPNYSTTIRVAIRMLAERDLSLVMMLAGDEGDRERVVRYVRGGHADGVLLLSTHAGDPFVDALQSGPPAVSCGAVIGRESVIPYAAADERLGGRQMTEYFVSQGRRRIAMITGPMDTPGGIQRLEGFADVLGRKASKKLIAHGDWTQASGERAMAELLARTPDIDAVFVASDLMAAGALAALRAAGRRVPDDVAVGGFDDSSVALSTHPPLTTIRQPLAEVAQETVRLLLALIDGAKHVDPVILPTELVIRDSA
- a CDS encoding nitroreductase family protein, producing MAINELSPDELLTTTRSVRKRLDLTRPVSMDLVRECLEVALQAPTGGNRQGWHWIVVTDPELRGTIGDYYARSLRTYFESGAAAGSQFQDDPARAATQQRVSESAAYLGEHMGDVPVLVIGCITLPGGGLPQGNQAGLWGSLLPAAWSYMLAARARGLGTAWTTLHLAYESEIAELLGIPDDVRQGVLIPTAHYLGETFGPAGRQPLDEVLHVDRW
- a CDS encoding SAM-dependent methyltransferase translates to MPESEQERAPRGIDTTKPSVSRVYDYMLGGKDNYEIDRQVAAAALKIAPDAREAARANREFLRRTVHHLAAEAGIRQFLDIGSGLPTQGNVHEIAQAVAPQSRVVYVDHDPIVLVHGRALLAVDASTTIVEADAREPEKILEDPKTRSLIDFDQPVGLLMFGILHHLADDEDPAGVAAALLRPLASGSHMVISHFHNPGEARPEVSEQAYEAERIFNEHLGTGRWRTRKEILSYFDGLELLEPGLVPLPEWRPGSDDRATPGITYHTFVGGVARKP
- a CDS encoding GH1 family beta-glucosidase, which translates into the protein MPTFPENFVWGTATAAYQVEGAWNEDGRGPSIWDTFSHTPGLVAGGDTGDVACDHYHRLEEDLDILSALGVGAYRFSISWPRVRPNGTANRPGLDFYERLVDGLLTRGIAPVATLYHWDLPQELEDAGGWVTRDTAYRFAEYAALMGETIGDRVRTWITLNEPWCSAYLGYASGVHAPGRTEPAAALAAVHHLNLGHGLAVQALRAVVDPAAQMSVTLNLHHVRGVSEADADAVRQVDALANRAFLGPMLEGAYPRDLIADTASVTDWSFVRDGDEAAACQPLDVLGVNYYNPTLVRRWDGSSDRSTADGHQDGAASPWIACENVEFVQQPGPYTEMGWNIDETGLTELLLRLHRDYPAMPTMITENGAAFADVVTPNGRVHDERRVDYLHRHLTAVAEAISAGADVRGYFVWSLMDNFEWAHGYSKRFGIVRVEPGTLERVWKDSAHWYRDVVAAGKLPG